A single genomic interval of Bacillus smithii harbors:
- a CDS encoding MMPL family transporter, translated as MKEVTTYYDHKNKQLVSKDKSTTYIAVGLSATEDQAASLVPKIESKLGSIGHKNFNVKVTGGPALNYALNKATKESVSKAEMIAFPVMVIVLLIVFRTVFSAVLPLAMAMFALTGTMATVYFIAQNYSLNILVTNIISMVGLGVAVDYSLFIVSRYRKELEHSSVIEAVKKTMETAGRSVLYSGLTVAISLSALFIPNIMIFNSIALGGVIVVFFSILVSITLLPALLTMMGTRVNKWRIPLFNRRNKTNIWERLANKLIKHPVVFLIPSLFILLIIAVPAIKTNMQVPVASASSIPNDSPEREGFEMLINKFDQGDVFPIEIVLKSQHGKIIDKSNLETVNRITNEVSKLDYVDKVTSITNWNNEWKLEDYEGAYKNFNLFSGTLKEQLENLLNADNGKDTTVILVASDIAADSKISHNLVKDIRETVKKNNTNHLTTYVGGETATGLDFDHKVFESIPIMILTVFIVSFFVLVITFKSIIIPIKAIVLNTLVTLASIGVLVFGFQNKFSLNFDPNQTINSITPVVLFTVLFGLSMDYEVIIISRMKEFFEEGLSHDNSIVKGLSDTAGLVNGAAIIMIAVFGAFSLVNVRVVAEMGLGLAFAILVDALLVRTILIPILMKLFGELNWWIPFKKKGTSKTKVPHESLPVRGGTNS; from the coding sequence ATTAAAGAAGTAACGACTTATTATGATCACAAGAATAAACAATTAGTCTCTAAAGATAAATCAACAACTTATATAGCAGTTGGACTATCTGCAACTGAAGATCAAGCAGCGAGCTTGGTACCTAAGATTGAATCTAAATTAGGCAGTATTGGTCATAAAAATTTTAACGTGAAAGTAACCGGTGGACCCGCTCTTAATTACGCTTTAAATAAAGCTACAAAAGAGTCGGTATCAAAAGCTGAAATGATTGCATTTCCGGTAATGGTTATAGTTCTTCTCATCGTATTTAGGACTGTATTTTCTGCAGTATTGCCTTTAGCAATGGCAATGTTTGCTCTAACTGGTACGATGGCTACAGTATATTTTATAGCTCAGAACTATTCTCTAAATATTTTAGTTACCAATATTATCAGTATGGTTGGGCTAGGAGTTGCGGTTGACTATTCACTGTTTATCGTAAGTAGGTACAGAAAAGAGCTGGAGCATTCAAGTGTTATCGAGGCAGTAAAAAAAACGATGGAAACGGCAGGTAGATCTGTTCTTTATTCGGGCTTAACTGTAGCAATTAGTTTATCCGCTTTGTTTATTCCCAATATAATGATTTTTAATTCCATCGCATTGGGAGGAGTCATCGTCGTTTTCTTCTCTATCTTGGTTTCCATAACATTGTTGCCCGCTCTTTTAACAATGATGGGAACCCGGGTAAACAAATGGAGAATACCTTTATTTAATAGGCGTAATAAAACAAATATATGGGAACGGTTGGCGAATAAGTTAATTAAACATCCAGTTGTCTTTTTAATCCCATCGCTTTTCATTCTATTGATCATTGCTGTTCCTGCCATAAAAACAAACATGCAAGTACCAGTTGCTAGTGCATCTTCTATTCCAAACGATTCTCCGGAACGTGAAGGATTTGAGATGTTGATCAATAAGTTTGATCAAGGTGATGTATTTCCAATTGAGATTGTTTTGAAATCGCAACATGGAAAAATAATTGATAAATCAAACTTAGAAACAGTTAATCGAATTACAAATGAAGTAAGCAAATTGGATTACGTTGATAAAGTAACGAGTATCACTAATTGGAACAATGAATGGAAATTAGAAGATTATGAAGGAGCTTATAAAAATTTCAATTTGTTTTCAGGCACACTAAAAGAACAATTAGAGAACTTGTTAAATGCAGACAATGGCAAAGATACTACAGTTATCCTTGTAGCATCTGATATAGCAGCAGATTCAAAAATCTCTCATAATCTTGTAAAGGATATCAGGGAAACCGTTAAGAAAAACAATACGAATCATCTAACTACTTATGTAGGGGGAGAAACTGCAACAGGATTGGATTTTGACCATAAGGTTTTCGAAAGTATTCCGATCATGATTTTAACCGTGTTTATAGTCAGTTTCTTTGTTTTAGTCATAACCTTTAAATCCATTATTATTCCAATTAAAGCAATTGTCCTAAATACACTTGTCACTTTAGCAAGTATAGGAGTATTGGTTTTTGGTTTTCAAAACAAGTTCTCATTAAACTTTGACCCGAATCAAACCATAAATTCAATCACGCCAGTTGTACTTTTCACGGTTCTCTTTGGACTAAGTATGGATTATGAAGTAATTATCATTAGTCGAATGAAAGAATTTTTTGAAGAAGGTCTATCCCATGACAATAGTATCGTGAAAGGATTATCAGATACAGCAGGATTAGTGAATGGAGCAGCAATTATAATGATAGCTGTTTTTGGCGCATTTTCATTAGTAAATGTAAGAGTTGTTGCAGAGATGGGACTTGGATTAGCATTTGCAATACTTGTGGATGCTTTATTGGTAAGAACGATTCTAATTCCGATATTGATGAAATTATTTGGAGAATTAAATTGGTG